In Ostrea edulis chromosome 4, xbOstEdul1.1, whole genome shotgun sequence, a single window of DNA contains:
- the LOC125668650 gene encoding nuclear receptor subfamily 1 group D member 2-like isoform X3, translating into MELLRADTDLLSPSSMFTIWYRAIKGLPKSNGASNSNWNLKCLVCGDRSSGIHYGVLACEGCKGFFRRALQDIGDPARKRCYYNKSCDITILTRNRCQYCRLQKCLALGMSRSAAKLGRRSRKMREMIKTMEDSQTEQALHGLLSLNSEAERRIAATAEAAVKATEIGPENLHKDAAPQASMAALSILLKQRAQSQHSPDQNRNSVETNCSTEDSNDSLPRVHIKQENHDEEYVSRPSSIHEINNVPAHSQNGDPAVRNSIVSSLLTLPQHVAFRYSHPQLLLQGGDNKANLEEAYPQFVQNLVSHHSELAAQENFLTQQQSVIVENMTLDLRKHNRGDGPEEKFHRSPIKKRPYNPNASTDIYPEPTKYARTETISERSDSPESPQKLVINMGQDYSMKQSSPPPRSHLPHRERGLDHTAVVAPFVKPNIYIHREEDTKLTIPLLTFKIHEAFNQTFTFLKLQLNHMEEILTLHRDRLARIDQLSISNPHTLKSILFPELHAQLRNPDGTICEPGEVCWEGFQSLLNKTIQDTVIFAKKIPGFPHLDQDDQISLIKGGCFEVACVIHSKFIDSDTNTMFVAGKNILVCREDMKRGFPLGEHFVELFFNLCVRFNAYKLGDAEKALFSALVLISPDRQGLKNREKVSKLQELLIQALQTQISASHPTEVGLFPRLLMSISSLRELGVEHRRMLESLKHQMSFRHDLYAETFDLC; encoded by the exons ATGGAATTATTACGGGCAGACACAGATCTACTTAGTCCAAGCTCCATGTTCACCATATGGTACAGGGCCATCAAAG GTCTTCCTAAATCCAATGGTGCTAGCAATAGCAACTGGAATCTGAAGTGCTTAGTGTGTGGAGACCGCTCATCTGGGATCCACTATGGAGTACTGGCCTGCGAAGGGTGCAAG gGTTTCTTCCGAAGAGCTCTACAGGATATCGGAGACCCAGCCCGCAAACGGTGCTATTACAACAAAAGTTGTGACATCACAATCTTAACTCGCAATCGATGCCAATACTGCCGCCTACAAAAATGCTTGGCTCTGGGCATGTCTCGTTCAG ctgCAAAACTTGGTCGAAGATCTCGCAAGATGAGAGAAATGATAAAAACTATGGAGGACTCTCAAACCGAACAGGCACTGCATGGTCTGCTGAGTTTGAACTCGGAGGCAGAGCGCCGCATTGCTGCCACAGCAGAAGCAGCTGTCAAAGCTACTGAGATTGGACCAGAAAATCTCCACAAGGATGCAGCACCACAGGCCTCAATGGCTGCCCTGTCCATTTTGCTCAAACAGAGGGCGCAGAGTCAACACTCGCCAGACCAAAATCGAAATTCTGTGGAAACCAACTGCTCAACAGAAGACAGCAACGACAGTCTGCCTAGGGTCCATATCAAACAGGAAAACCATGATGAGGAATATGTCTCTAGACCTTCATCCATTCATGAAATTAATAATGTTCCTGCCCACTCACAAAATGGGGACCCAGCAGTGCGTAACTCAATAGTCAGTTCTCTGTTGACTCTGCCCCAGCATGTTGCATTTAGATATTCACATCCTCAACTCCTGCTACAAGGAGGAGACAACAAGGCAAATCTGGAGGAGGCATATCCACAATTTGTACAGAATCTGGTCAGTCATCACAGTGAGTTAGCTGCCCAGGAGAATTTCCTGACCCAGCAGCAGTCAGTAATTGTAGAAAACATGACCCTTGACCTGCGTAAACACAACCGAGGAGATGGACCTGAGGAGAAATTCCATAGAAGCCCTATTAAAAAGCGACCATACAATCCTAATGCTAGTACTGATATCTATCCAGAACCAACCAAGTATGCACGCACAGAAACAATCTCAGAGAGGTCAGATTCTCCAGAGTCCCCCCAGAAGCTGGTCATTAACATGGGGCAAGATTACAGTATGAAACAGTCCTCCCCACCCCCAAGATCCCACCTCCCTCATAGGGAGAGGGGCCTGGATCACACTGCAGTTGTGGCACCCTTTGTAAAAcccaatatttacattcaccgAGAGGAAGATACGAAACTGACAATTCCActactgacattcaaaattCATGAAGCATTTAACCAGACTTTTACATTCCTGAAACTACAGCTTAACCATATGGAGGAAATCCTGACTCTGCACAGAGACAGATTGGCCCGCATCGATCAACTGTCGATCAGCAACCCCCACACACTGAAGAGCATCCTGTTCCCTGAATTACATGCTCAATTAAGA AATCCAGATGGCACAATTTGTGAGCCGGGAGAGGTCTGCTGGGAAGGGTTTCAAAGTCTTCTGAACAAAACAATCCAGGATACAGTGATCTTTGCCAAGAAAATCCCAGGATTCCCTCACCTGGATCAAGATGATCAAATCAGCCTGATCAAGGGTGGCTGCTTTGAA GTTGCATGTGTGATACACTCCAAATTCATTGACTCTGACACAAACACCATGTTTGTGGCAGGCAAGAACATTCTTGTATGTCGTGAGGACATGAAGCGAGGATTTCCCCTCGGGGAACACTTTGTGGAACTCTTCTTCAACCTATGTGTTCGGTTCAATGCCTACAAGCTGGGTGATGCAGAAAAAGCTCTGTTCAGTGCTTTGGTGCTCATTTCACCAG aTCGTCAAGGCCTGAAGAACAGAGAAAAAGTAAGCAAGCTCCAGGAGTTACTCATCCAAGCTCTGCAGACACAAATTTCTGCAAGTCACCCTACTGAAGTTGGCTTATTTCCACGACTTTTGATGAGCATCTCAAGTCTCCGTGAGCTGGGTGTTGAACATCGTCGCATGTTGGAGAGTCTCAAGCACCAAATGAGTTTCCGTCATGACCTTTATGCAGAGACTTTTGATCTCTGCTGA